Sequence from the Nitrospiraceae bacterium genome:
TGTTTTCGGTGCCGGAGGGACGGGCCGCAAACCAGCCGTTCGTCGCGACGACTTTCAAACCGCCGATCAACCCGTTATTGCCTGGCGCCTTGGTCAACTTCGCCGTGATCGGCTCGCCGGCGAGCATCGACGCAGTGACGGCTTCCGGCGACAACTTTCCCAGCTTCATCTTCTGCTCCGGCGTCGCCGCCGCATCGATGCGCGTGTAATAGGGATTTCCGAACGAAGCGGTCAGCTCCCGGTAGTGCTCTCCCGGATCCTTGCCAGTTTGCGCGGTGATCTCGGCCGCGAGCAGATTCATGATCGGCCCGTCTTTGTCGGTCGTCCAGACGGTGCCGTCCCGCCGCAAGAAGCTCGCTCCGGCGCTCTCCTCACCGCCGAAACAGAATGAACCATCGTACAGGCCGGTAACAAACCACTTGAAGCCGACCGGCACCTCACACAGTCTGCGGCCAAGCTTGGCTACGACACGATCGATCATGCCGCTTGACACCAAGGTCTTGCCGACCAGCGCCTGCGTGGGCCAATGCGGTCGATGAGTGAGCAGATAACGAATGGCCACGGCAAGATAGTGATTGGGATTCATCAGCCCGGCGGACGGGGTGACGATTCCATGACGGTCCGAGTCCGGGTCGTTGGCAAACGCAACACGATAGCGATCTTTCAGACCGACGAGGCTGGCCATCGCATAGGGGCTTGAACAGTCCATCCGAATCTTGCCGTCGTGATCGACCGTCATAAATGAAAAGGTGGGATCGACCTTCGGATTCACGACGGTGATGTTCAGTTTGTAGACGGCGTTGATCGGTTCCCAGTAATGCACCGCGGCACCGCCGAGCGGATCTACCCCTAAAACAAGGCCGGCATTGCGGATAGCATCCATGTCGATCACATTCCGGAGATCCTGCACATACGGTATGACAAAGTCTTCTTGCTTCGTAGTCGGCGCCTTGATTGCCTTTTCGAACGGCAGACGCTTGACGCCGGTATTGCCTTCCCGCAACAAATTATTTGCCCGATCCTGCACCCATTTCGTCACGTCGGTATCGGCCGGCCCTCCGTTGGGCGGGTTATATTTGAACCCCCCGTCCTCCGGCGGATTGTGGGACGGAGTGACCACGATGCCATCGGCGAAATGACTCTGACGGCCACGGTTATGGGAGAGGATGGCCCGGGAGACCGCCGGTGTCGGCGTAACGCCGTCGTTCTGTTGGATGATGGTGGTAACTCCGTTTGCGCTCAACACTTCGATCGCAGTGCGTTGAGCCGGCCCGGACAACGCATGCGTATCTTTGCCCATGTAGAGCGGACCGTCGGTCCCCTGCCCGCGCCGGTAGTCACAGATAGCTTGGGTGATGGCTAAGATGTGGGCTTCAGTGAACGAACCACGAAGCGACGAGCCTCGATGCCCGCTGGTGCCGAAGCTGACCAACTGGTTGGAGTCGTCCACATCCGGCTTGCGGTCGTAATACTCCCGCTCGAGCTTGGCCAAATCCACCAGCATGTCTCTGGTAGCCGGTTTACCTGCGAAGGGCGAGATCGCCATGGTCCTCAATCCTTTTCGTTGACGCCGCGCGGAGATGTTACGGAATCGGGCATGGTTTGACGTTCCAGATTCCGGCCGCGTACTCAGCGATCGTGCGGTCGCTGGAGAACTTCCCGGAGCTTGCGACATTCAAGATAGCTTTGCGCGTCCATCCATCCGAGTCCGCATAGAGGTCGCACAGCTGTCGGTCGGCCTCGAGATACGACTTGAGGTCCGCGAGGTGCATGTAGTGGTCACCGCCGCTGAGCAACGCGTGAAGCAGCGGTGCGAATACACCCGGCTCGTACTGGCTGAAGTAATCCGTAGAGATTAGGTCGAGGGCCGCTCGTGTCTCCGGTTCGTTCTCGTAGTGCCAGTGCGGGTTATACCAGCCCCTGCTGCCGGCCACCTGGTCCGCTGTCAGACCGAACAGGAAGAAATTCTCCTCGCCCGCTTCTTCTGCCATCTCAATGGTCGCGCCGTCGCGTGTGCCAAGCGTCAGTGCTCCATTCATCATGAACTTCATGTTGCTCGTGCCGCTCGCCTCGTAGCCGGCCGTTGAAATCTGGTTCGAGACATCGGCGGCTGGAATCAGCCGTTCCGCGAGGGATACGCAATATTCTGGCAGGAAAACAACTTTTAGCCTTCCACGCACGATAGGATCTCCATCCATGGTGCCGGCCAGATTGTTCAGGAATTTGATGATCACTTTGGCCAGGTGATAGGCGGGAGCCGCCTTGCCGGCGAAGAAAAATGTCCGCGGAGTCATCTTCAGCTTCGGGTTTTCCCGCAACCGGTTGTAGAGTACGACGACGCGCAACGCATTGAGCAGTTGCCGTTTGTATTCATGGATGCGCTTGACCTGGCAATCAAAGATGCTGTCCGGATCGACCGTCTGCCCGGATGTCGTTTTGAGCCACTGGGCAAACGCCGACTTTGCCTCGCGCTTCGCCTTGCGGAACGAGTCACGGAACCCCTTGTCGCCAACCAGCTTTTTAAGCTTGTTCAGCTGACTGAGGTCAGTTATCCAGCCATCGCCGATGGCGTCGGTGATCGTTCGGGCAAGTGCGGGGTTGGCCAGCAGCAACCACCGCCTCGGCGTCACACCGTTGGTCTTGTTGTTGAACCGCTCGGGATAGAGCTCGGCGAGATCCTTGACCGTCATAGAGCGTAAGAGGCCGGAGTGAATGGCCGCCACGCCGTTGGTGCTGTGAGATCCGACAATGGCCAAATTGGCCATGCGGATTCTGCGGACGCCTCCTTCTTCCACCAGACTCACACGAGCCACGCGTCCCTCATCTCCCGGAAAGCGGGTCCGGACTGTGTCGAGCAGGCGGCGATTGATCTCGTGAATAATTTCGAGGTGGCGCGGCAGCATGATTTCGAACCATTCATGCGGCCATTTCTCCAATGCCTCCGGCAACAGCGTGTGGTTTGTATAGGCCAGAGTCCGTTGCGTTAGGTCCCAGGCCTGGTCCCAACCGAGATGGGCATCGTCCAGCAGTATCCGCATGAGCTCGGGAACGGCCATCGTCGGATGCGTATCGTTCAGCTGGATGGCAACTTTCTCGGGAAGAGCATTCCAGTCGGTGTTGCTGCGCCGGAAGCGCCGCACGAGATCAGCCAGCGAGCAGCCGACCAGGAACGTTTCCTGGAGGAACCGCAATCCCTGACCTCGATACGTGGTGTCGTCCGGATACAGCACTCGAGTCAGCGACTCGGCCGCGAGCGTGCCGGCCAATGCGGCCGTGAAATCACCCCTGCTGAATCGCTGGAAATCGAAGTAATCCGGTGCTGCCGCAGCCCAGAGCCGAAGAGTGTTGATGGTCTTGCCGCCGTACCCGACGATCGGACGATCAAAGGGAATACCGATGACGCTGGAGGGTCGACCAGGGACCAGGCGTAGGTCCCCATCCCGCATCTCGAATGAACAGTTCCATTTCAATTCCACGGCTTCCTCGAGACGGGTTACTTCCCAGGGATCGGGCCGCCGCAGCCAGTTGTCAGGCTGCTCGAACTGCCAGCCGTCCTTAATGGTCTGTTTGAAGATGCCGTATTCATAGCGAAGCCCGTAGCCCATGCCGGGAATCTGCATCGTCGCCATCGAATCGATGAAGCAGGCCGCCAGCCGGCCCAGCCCCCCGTTTCCCAACCCGGCATCCGGCTCCATCTCAAACAGTGCCAGCGAGTCGAGGCCTTTCTTCTTCGCGACCTCCATGGCCAATGGGTAGAGCAAGGCATTCACGATATTGTTGGCAAAGGACTTCCCGAGGAGAAATTCCATTGAAAGGTAATAAACCCGCTTGGGGTTCTTCTGGGCGTACGTGTCTTCCGTCCGGAGCCAACGTTGTGAAATGATATCGCGGACCGAATGTGCGGCTGCTTCAAACTGCTCACGCAAATCGGCCTTCTTGACATCAACGACGTGGTCGAACGTCAGGTGCCGTTCGTAGAGCGCGTCGTTCGTGCCAGAAAATTGAATAGGTCCGACTCCATATTGTTGAAGAATGTCCTTCAGGTCTTCTTGTTTCATACAGCCTCCGCGATGCGGTTCAGGGAAGCGGCATCGCTGCCGACGTGGCTTCCTTCTCCCGCTCTCATCATGTGGACAATGTCTTCTCCCAGGGCGACACTCTAGAGCACCTGCTGGTGCATCCGCCTCGAATCCTGAGACGAGATGAACGATTCACCAACGAGCTTATACGTTGTCGCCTTCGGTCGAACTCCGCCGCTTCGTCGCCGCAGACCCCTGACCCCATTGCCAGTCGGTGATCTCGGGCATGTCTTCGCCGTACTTGGCGATGTATTGTTTGTGCTCGAGCAACTTGTCGCCGATCGCTTGCTTGGCATAGGCGGCACGTGACCCAAGCTGTGGCAACCGATCAATGACATCGCCGAACAGATGGAACCGATCCAGATCGTTCATCACCACCATGTCGAACGGCGTGCTCGTCGTGCCTTCTTCCTTGTAGCCGCGCACATGCAGATTCTTATGGCCGGTACGACGGTACGTCAGCCGATGGATCAACCACGGATATCCGTGGAAGGCAAACACGATTGGTTTGTCCTTGGTAAAGAGCGCATCGAAATCCTGGTCCGATAGCCCGTGAGGATGCTCGCTCTGCGGTTGCAATTTCATTAAATTGACGACGTTGATGACGCGGATCTTCAGCGTGGGGAGGTATCGTCGGAAAAGATCCACGGCGGCCAACGTTTCCAGCGTCGGGACGTCGCCGCAGCACGCCATCACCACATCGGGCTCGCTCCCCTTGTCGTTGCTGGCCCATTCCCAAATGCCAATGCCGGCCGTGCAATGTTTCACCGCCTGGTCCATCGTCAACCACTGTGGAGCAGGCTGCTTACCCGCGACGATGACGTTCACATAGTTGCGGCTGCGCAAACAGTGATCGGTCACGGACAGGAGCGTGTTTGCGTCCGGCGGCAGATAGACACGCACGACATCTGCTTTCTTGTTTACGACGTGATCGATGAAACCCGGGTCCTGATGGCTGAATCCGTTGTGATCCTGTCGCCAGACGTGGGACGAAAGGAGATAATTCAGCGAGGCGATCGGCCTGCGCCAAGGGATGTGATGGCAGACCTTCAGCCACTTCGCATGCTGATTGAACATCGAGTCGATGATATGGATGAACGCCTCATAGCAGGAAAAGAACCCGTGTCGGCCGGTCAGCAGATACCCTTCCAACCATCCCTGGCACTGGTGTTCGCTGAGCATTTCCATCACGCGCCCATCCGGAGCCAAATGGTCGTCGTACGGATAGCGATCGGCCATCCATGTGCGATTGGTGACTTCCATCGCGTCCTGCCATCGGTTTGAGTTGTTCTCATCCGGACTGAACAGACGAAAGTTCCGGCTCCCCATATTTAACTTCATCGTATCGCGCAGGAATTTCCCCATGTGGCGCGTGGCCTCAGCCGTAACCGCGCCGGGCTTCGTCACCTTGACGGCATAATCACGGTAGTCCGGCAGGCACAGGTCTCTCAGCAGCAAACCTCCGTTGGCATGCGGGTTGGCGCTCATGCGACGGTCGCCCTTCGGCGGCAGTTCCGCGAGCTCTGGTATCAATCGGCCGGTCTTGTCGAACAACTCTTCCGGTTTGTAGGTCTTCATCCATTTCTCGAGGATCTTGATGTGCGCGGGTTTTTCGTGCATTTCACCCATCGGCACCTGGTGGCTTCGCCAGTAGTCTTCCGTTTTCTTGCCGTCAATCTCCTTCGGGCAGGTCCATCCTTTGGGCGAGCGCAGGATGATCATCGGCCAGAGCGGTCGCTTCTTGGCACCGGTCCGTTGGGCCTCAGCCTTGATGCGATGAATATCGTCGAGGATGTTGTCGAGTGTGGTCGCCATCAGTTGGTGCATCTTCTCCGGATCACTGCCCTCCACAAAGTGAGGCGTGTAGCCGTAGCCACGGAAGAGCTGATCCAATTCTTGGTGACTGATGCGGGCCAGCACGCAGGGATTGGCGATTTTGTACCCATTCAAGTGCAGGATCGGAAGCACCACACCATCGGAGACGGGATTGAGAAACTTGTTGGAGTGCCATGAGGTTGCCAGCGCTCCGGTTTCAGCCTCGCCGTCGCCGACGACACAGGCGACGATCAGGTTAGGATTATCGTATGCCGCCCCGTACGCGTGGGACACGGCGTAACCCAATTCGCCTCCCTCATGAATCGAACCGGGTGTTTCCGGTGCTACGTGGCTGGGAATGCCTCCGGGAAACGAGAACTGCTTGAACAATCGCTTCATGCCCTCTTCGTCTTGTGAGATGTTTGGGTACACTTCACTGTAGGTGCTTTCCAGATAGGCATTGGCGACGATGCCCGGACCGCCGTGGCCGGGACCGATGATGTAGATCATGTTCAGATCCCGCTGCTTGATCACTCGATTCAGATGGGCGTAGATGAAATTCAGCCCAGGGGTGGTTCCCCAGTGCCCAAGCAACCGGGGTTTGACATGTTCTTTCGTCAACGGCTTTTTCAGCAGCGGGTTGTCATACAGATAAATCTGCCCGACCGACAGATAGTTCGCCGCCCGCCAGTAGGCATCGATCAATTTCAATTCCTTTTGCGACAATGAATTCCCCATGCTCTCTCCTCCCTGTTACGGCCTCGCTTGACTGATTTCCAGCGCCTTTGGTTTATAAATGTGCGGCTCGCACACAGCGAACTGTCTCTCTTGCAATCCAGGTTTCTTCATCCGCTGCGACCACATAAGCCGCCAACCGTGAGTCATCCGTGCTGATCTTTTCTGCACGACCAGGCGAGAGCCCCACCGCCGCTCGATTACGGTCCCGGTTCATCTTCAGACCACACCACTCCATCTTCTGGCAGATCCGCTCTCGAATTTCCGGTGCGTTTTCCCCGATCCCACCACCGAACACGATGGCATCGGCGCCATCCAAGACGGCGAGATAGGCCCCGAGGTACTTGCGCACCCGATAACAAAACAGGTCGATGGCGAACTGCGCCCGTTTGTCGTGCTCCTGCTCGGCCACACGGAGCAGCTCCCGCATGTCGTTTGACCGGCCGGAGACTCCAAGGAGACCCGACCGCTCGTTGAGCCACCGCTCGACTTCAGCCGCCTCGACCTTCTCGCGCTCCGACAGATAACTCACGATGGACGCATCCAGATCACCCGAACGTGTCCCCATCACCAACCCCTCCAAGGGTGTGAACCCCATCGAGGTTTCGACCGAGCGGCCCTTTGCAACTGCAGTGACAGAGCAACCGTTGCCGAGCTGCAGGGTGATCAGACGTACTTCTGTCAGTGGTTTCCCCGTACATGTCGCGTAGCCGTTCGCGAGCGAGGCATGTGCAATCCCGTGGAAACCATACCGCCGGATTCGATACCGGTCAGCCAGCTCCGCCGGAAGCGCATATCGTTTGGCCACGTCCGGCATCGTTTGGTGAAAGGCCGTGTCGAACACAGCCACCATCGGTATTGAGCGACCCAAGACTGCCTTGGCTCCACGAATCCCTGCGAGACACGACGGATTATGGAGTGGCGCTAACTCGGACAAAGAGTCGATTCCGGCCTCGACCTGTTCAGTAATCAACGTGGGCTTCACATACTGTTCTCCTCCATGAACGACCCGATGCCCGACCGCTTCGATCTTGCCGAGAGAACCGGCCAGACGATCAAACAGCACGCGCAACGCCTGTGCATGATTCCGAATCTCCAACGTCGTCTTCGAACGTTGTGCGTCTTCTCCATTCACTTCAAAGGTTGCGACTCCACCGATACCTTTGATCACGCCTTCGAGCAGCGCTGGAGGATTTGGTCCTCCTCCATCCTCTACAACGTCCAGAAGCCGATATTTGATCGATGAACTTCCACTGTTGATCACCAGAATCTGCATATCAGCGCTCAAGTCTCATGCCCTCACGCTTGCCCTACCCATAATATGGGGGGAGGGTTGGGAGAGGACATTTGCCTTAAGTGTTGGACGCATCAAAGATACTCTGAATGAATTTGTCCAGCATGGCGTTGAACTCAGCATCGGATTGCTGGGCCGTCAACCCCTCTACCAGTGCCCGCGAAAAACTCGCCACGAGGCCATGATTCCGGCGCAGCCGGTCGTTGGCTTCTTCCCTCGTATAGCCGCCCGAGAGCGCGACGACCCTCAACACATTGGGATGTCGGATGCAATCAAGATAGAAGTCGTCTTGCTCCGGGAGTGTGAGCTTGAGCATGACCGACTGACTCGCCGGCAACTCGTTGAGTGCCTTCAAGACGGCCTCTTTGAGCAACGCTTCGGCCTTGGCCTTTTCCCCGCAGTGAATGTCAACTTCCGGTTCAACGATCGGCACGAGGCCAGCGGAGATGATTTGCCGGGCTAGCTGGAACTGCTGGCTCACGACCTCCTTGATGCCGGCACCATTGGCTTCCTTGATGACCGAGCGCATCTTGGTTCCAAAAATACCTTTCGTGTTGGCTTTGTCGAGCAGGGCAGCAAGTGCGGGCATGGGCTTCATCAACTGGACCCCATCCTTTTCAGACGCAAGGCCTTTGTCCACTTTCAGAAAAGGGACCACTCGCTTCACATTCCACAGATAGTCCGCAGTAGACCGCCCCTCAATATCCCTGTCCATGGTGTCCTCGAACAGGATGGCGCCAATAATCCGCTGACCGGAAAAGCTCGGACTGGTGATGATGCGCGTACGCATCTGATGCACGATGACAAACATCTCATTGTCGTTCGACCACGCCCCTTCTTTGATTCCGTAGCGACGTAGCGCATTGGGCGTGCTGCCCCCGCTTTGATCCAGCGCTGCAATGAATCCGGGATGTGTCTTCATTTGCTGCTGTTGTTGTTCGTGAACGCTAAGAGTTTTCATGTATGCTTGCTCCATGGTTAGCTGGCCTTCTTGAGGACTGCACTGGCAGCTCCTGCTTTCGTTGTCGTTCTTCCACTGTCATCTGTCGATTCAATCTTCAGCGTCGCAAGGCGTTCTGTAAGCGTGGGAACCGTTTAATCAGCTGCGAGAATCCCCTTCGTGTCCGTCACGAGCTCAGTTGCGGTTTGGTCTAGTTCTTGCCGTTTCATGTCAATGTCTCCCGATGGTTCAAATGCTTCGCGATCAATGATCGTCATATGGCCACATGGCCCCGCCATTCGACATAAAACCAGTTCCAGAATATGTGACCATACAACTCTTAGAGGGTCAGAGCAAGAGCAGTACCACCATAAAACAGTCATAAGAAGATCACCGTTTGGTTATAAGATCGTAAAATCTCTTCAGAAACTATTACGTAGGCACTGGCTGGGAGACGGTACGGTGGGGAGGATGGCGACAGAGAGATGAACGAGTAAGTCCCAATATACCCCAATCCCTATTGCGCTCATATGTGTGGAAGCACAAAGGCGAATTTATGCTCGTGTCGATGAGCTTCTTCCAAATGTTCGCGACTTAGCTCTAGCGAAATCCCCAATCACTTTCCTTCAAATGTCGTCGGGTTTGCTGGTATAGTCCTGGCAGGCAACCCCGGTATAAACTCAGTACACGCAACGAGCGCGATACAAACAGATCGTGAAGGAGAAATTTCGATGGCCGAAACAATCGCCATATTGGTTGGTGGAGGTCCGGCGCCTGGTATCAACGGAGTGATCAGCGCCGCGACGATTCGATGCCTTGCGGAGGGCAAAACAGTCCTGGGCATCGAGCAGGGTTTCAAGTGGATCATGCAAGGCGATGTGAGCAAGGTCACGCCTTTGACGATTGAGCAGGTCAGCCGACTTCATTTTCGAGGCGGGTCGATCCTCAAGACTGCGCGCGCTAACCCCACCAAGAATTCCGCACATCTTGCTCAGTCGTTGAAAAGCCTCGAGCAACTCGGAGTGTCGGGGCTGATCACAATCGGAGGGGATGACACCTGCTTCTCCGCGCTCACGCTCGAACGTTCGGCAAAAGGACGATTGCGAGTCGTCCACGTTCCCAAGACCATCGATAACGACCTGGATCTTCCTGAAGGCGTACCCACGTTCGGATATCAGACCGCCCGGCATGTCGGCACCTATGCGGTCAAGAGCATCCTTGAAGATGCTCGAACGACTTCTCACTGGTTTTTCGTGGTGGCCATGGGGCGCAAGGCCGGCCACCTCGCCTTGGGGATCGGCAAAGCGGCTGGAGCGACGCTCACTCTCATTCCGGAAGAGTTTCCCGAGCGACCAGTCAGACTCGCAAAAGTCGCGGACATTCTCGCCGGCGCGATTATCAAACGGTTGAGTCAGGGACGAGAGGATGGCGTCGCGGTCCTTGCCGAGGGAGTCGCGGAAGTTATGAATCCCGAGGATTTTACCGCGTTGGCGTCCGTCTCTCGCGACGAGCACGGCCATGTGGAGTTGGCGGATCTCGACCTTGGTCGAGCGCTGAAGGAAGAAGTCCTTAAGCGGTTGAAACCCTATGGTCTTGCTCCAACCATCCGACTCAAGGACATCGGATTCGAATTGCGATGCGCCGATCCCATCCCGTTCGATATGGAATATTGTCGCGACCTCGGCTGCAGTGCGGCCGAATACTTGATCTCGGGAGGCACAGGGGCGATGGTGTCGGTTGTTAATGGAAAATTTTCACCGATCCCTTTCGACACGATTCTCGACCCAGTCACTCAACGGACAAGCGTTCGCATGGTGGATGTTGCAGCAGAGCCCTACCGGATCGCCCACCGCTATATGATCCGCCTGGATTCAAAGGACTTTGAAGACAAGGATCGACTCTCGCTCTGCGCTCAGGTGGTTGGTCTCACACCTGAGATGTTCCGGGAACGATTCGGCCCTGTTGTCACGCACGAGCGGGGAAGATAGCCCCGGAGTCTTGTCGTAAATTCGGCGACGGTGTGGCGAGCCCTTCATTACGAAAGCACAGGGGCAAACGGATGATGACAAGTGATGAAGCACTCCGTCAGTTGTTGGATGGGCACAAGCGGTATTTGAGTAGTCAGCCTCTACACCAGCACCAGGAAGCAGGATGGCGCGCCACTCTTGCCTTTAGCCAGCATCCATATGCGTTGATTCTTGGATGTGGTGACTCACGGGTCCCGCCCGAAATCATTTTCGATCAGGGTCTCGGCGATCTGTTTGTGATCCGGACAGCTGGTCATGTTCCCGACACCGCCGTCTTCGGTAGCATCGAATTCGGGTTGGAGGAACTGAACATTCCATTAGTGATGGTCATGGGCCACGAGCGGTGCGGCGCTGTGCAGGCAGCCGTAGCGGCGATGGACACAGGCAAAGGAAGCCCCGGATACTTGGGCGATATCATTGCCGCCATTATGCCGGCGGTTGCGCAAGTCAAAGACCAACCGGGAGACATCATCGATAATGCGGTAAGGGCCAATGTCAGGTTGGTCATGAGAAAACTGGAAGCTCACGTACCGGT
This genomic interval carries:
- a CDS encoding acetate kinase, with translation MQILVINSGSSSIKYRLLDVVEDGGGPNPPALLEGVIKGIGGVATFEVNGEDAQRSKTTLEIRNHAQALRVLFDRLAGSLGKIEAVGHRVVHGGEQYVKPTLITEQVEAGIDSLSELAPLHNPSCLAGIRGAKAVLGRSIPMVAVFDTAFHQTMPDVAKRYALPAELADRYRIRRYGFHGIAHASLANGYATCTGKPLTEVRLITLQLGNGCSVTAVAKGRSVETSMGFTPLEGLVMGTRSGDLDASIVSYLSEREKVEAAEVERWLNERSGLLGVSGRSNDMRELLRVAEQEHDKRAQFAIDLFCYRVRKYLGAYLAVLDGADAIVFGGGIGENAPEIRERICQKMEWCGLKMNRDRNRAAVGLSPGRAEKISTDDSRLAAYVVAADEETWIARETVRCVRAAHL
- the pgm gene encoding phosphoglucomutase (alpha-D-glucose-1,6-bisphosphate-dependent); protein product: MAISPFAGKPATRDMLVDLAKLEREYYDRKPDVDDSNQLVSFGTSGHRGSSLRGSFTEAHILAITQAICDYRRGQGTDGPLYMGKDTHALSGPAQRTAIEVLSANGVTTIIQQNDGVTPTPAVSRAILSHNRGRQSHFADGIVVTPSHNPPEDGGFKYNPPNGGPADTDVTKWVQDRANNLLREGNTGVKRLPFEKAIKAPTTKQEDFVIPYVQDLRNVIDMDAIRNAGLVLGVDPLGGAAVHYWEPINAVYKLNITVVNPKVDPTFSFMTVDHDGKIRMDCSSPYAMASLVGLKDRYRVAFANDPDSDRHGIVTPSAGLMNPNHYLAVAIRYLLTHRPHWPTQALVGKTLVSSGMIDRVVAKLGRRLCEVPVGFKWFVTGLYDGSFCFGGEESAGASFLRRDGTVWTTDKDGPIMNLLAAEITAQTGKDPGEHYRELTASFGNPYYTRIDAAATPEQKMKLGKLSPEAVTASMLAGEPITAKLTKAPGNNGLIGGLKVVATNGWFAARPSGTENIYKIYAESFKDERHLKAIVAEAQQIVHDSLAGA
- a CDS encoding carbonic anhydrase, which encodes MMTSDEALRQLLDGHKRYLSSQPLHQHQEAGWRATLAFSQHPYALILGCGDSRVPPEIIFDQGLGDLFVIRTAGHVPDTAVFGSIEFGLEELNIPLVMVMGHERCGAVQAAVAAMDTGKGSPGYLGDIIAAIMPAVAQVKDQPGDIIDNAVRANVRLVMRKLEAHVPVLAASIQADRVKIVGARHDLDTGDIELLE
- a CDS encoding glycogen/starch/alpha-glucan phosphorylase, encoding MKQEDLKDILQQYGVGPIQFSGTNDALYERHLTFDHVVDVKKADLREQFEAAAHSVRDIISQRWLRTEDTYAQKNPKRVYYLSMEFLLGKSFANNIVNALLYPLAMEVAKKKGLDSLALFEMEPDAGLGNGGLGRLAACFIDSMATMQIPGMGYGLRYEYGIFKQTIKDGWQFEQPDNWLRRPDPWEVTRLEEAVELKWNCSFEMRDGDLRLVPGRPSSVIGIPFDRPIVGYGGKTINTLRLWAAAAPDYFDFQRFSRGDFTAALAGTLAAESLTRVLYPDDTTYRGQGLRFLQETFLVGCSLADLVRRFRRSNTDWNALPEKVAIQLNDTHPTMAVPELMRILLDDAHLGWDQAWDLTQRTLAYTNHTLLPEALEKWPHEWFEIMLPRHLEIIHEINRRLLDTVRTRFPGDEGRVARVSLVEEGGVRRIRMANLAIVGSHSTNGVAAIHSGLLRSMTVKDLAELYPERFNNKTNGVTPRRWLLLANPALARTITDAIGDGWITDLSQLNKLKKLVGDKGFRDSFRKAKREAKSAFAQWLKTTSGQTVDPDSIFDCQVKRIHEYKRQLLNALRVVVLYNRLRENPKLKMTPRTFFFAGKAAPAYHLAKVIIKFLNNLAGTMDGDPIVRGRLKVVFLPEYCVSLAERLIPAADVSNQISTAGYEASGTSNMKFMMNGALTLGTRDGATIEMAEEAGEENFFLFGLTADQVAGSRGWYNPHWHYENEPETRAALDLISTDYFSQYEPGVFAPLLHALLSGGDHYMHLADLKSYLEADRQLCDLYADSDGWTRKAILNVASSGKFSSDRTIAEYAAGIWNVKPCPIP
- a CDS encoding fructose bisphosphate aldolase; this translates as MKTLSVHEQQQQQMKTHPGFIAALDQSGGSTPNALRRYGIKEGAWSNDNEMFVIVHQMRTRIITSPSFSGQRIIGAILFEDTMDRDIEGRSTADYLWNVKRVVPFLKVDKGLASEKDGVQLMKPMPALAALLDKANTKGIFGTKMRSVIKEANGAGIKEVVSQQFQLARQIISAGLVPIVEPEVDIHCGEKAKAEALLKEAVLKALNELPASQSVMLKLTLPEQDDFYLDCIRHPNVLRVVALSGGYTREEANDRLRRNHGLVASFSRALVEGLTAQQSDAEFNAMLDKFIQSIFDASNT
- the pfp gene encoding diphosphate--fructose-6-phosphate 1-phosphotransferase — encoded protein: MAETIAILVGGGPAPGINGVISAATIRCLAEGKTVLGIEQGFKWIMQGDVSKVTPLTIEQVSRLHFRGGSILKTARANPTKNSAHLAQSLKSLEQLGVSGLITIGGDDTCFSALTLERSAKGRLRVVHVPKTIDNDLDLPEGVPTFGYQTARHVGTYAVKSILEDARTTSHWFFVVAMGRKAGHLALGIGKAAGATLTLIPEEFPERPVRLAKVADILAGAIIKRLSQGREDGVAVLAEGVAEVMNPEDFTALASVSRDEHGHVELADLDLGRALKEEVLKRLKPYGLAPTIRLKDIGFELRCADPIPFDMEYCRDLGCSAAEYLISGGTGAMVSVVNGKFSPIPFDTILDPVTQRTSVRMVDVAAEPYRIAHRYMIRLDSKDFEDKDRLSLCAQVVGLTPEMFRERFGPVVTHERGR
- a CDS encoding phosphoketolase family protein, which codes for MGNSLSQKELKLIDAYWRAANYLSVGQIYLYDNPLLKKPLTKEHVKPRLLGHWGTTPGLNFIYAHLNRVIKQRDLNMIYIIGPGHGGPGIVANAYLESTYSEVYPNISQDEEGMKRLFKQFSFPGGIPSHVAPETPGSIHEGGELGYAVSHAYGAAYDNPNLIVACVVGDGEAETGALATSWHSNKFLNPVSDGVVLPILHLNGYKIANPCVLARISHQELDQLFRGYGYTPHFVEGSDPEKMHQLMATTLDNILDDIHRIKAEAQRTGAKKRPLWPMIILRSPKGWTCPKEIDGKKTEDYWRSHQVPMGEMHEKPAHIKILEKWMKTYKPEELFDKTGRLIPELAELPPKGDRRMSANPHANGGLLLRDLCLPDYRDYAVKVTKPGAVTAEATRHMGKFLRDTMKLNMGSRNFRLFSPDENNSNRWQDAMEVTNRTWMADRYPYDDHLAPDGRVMEMLSEHQCQGWLEGYLLTGRHGFFSCYEAFIHIIDSMFNQHAKWLKVCHHIPWRRPIASLNYLLSSHVWRQDHNGFSHQDPGFIDHVVNKKADVVRVYLPPDANTLLSVTDHCLRSRNYVNVIVAGKQPAPQWLTMDQAVKHCTAGIGIWEWASNDKGSEPDVVMACCGDVPTLETLAAVDLFRRYLPTLKIRVINVVNLMKLQPQSEHPHGLSDQDFDALFTKDKPIVFAFHGYPWLIHRLTYRRTGHKNLHVRGYKEEGTTSTPFDMVVMNDLDRFHLFGDVIDRLPQLGSRAAYAKQAIGDKLLEHKQYIAKYGEDMPEITDWQWGQGSAATKRRSSTEGDNV